One stretch of Campylobacter sp. CCS1377 DNA includes these proteins:
- a CDS encoding ATP-binding protein: MKILQFFYENHPKFEASNERKTQITKTNIIIKGPKHCGKKKLIFNFLSSFKNNEVLFLNTNDIRFEKNSLLNLEAFLQTHPQIKILCICDLDFVPKFDKINIPIILSTNKKNLYIEGFEELELDYFDFEEFISINKNLPINHLVGLFLQIGRSKFGENNELLKQDFSLLDLEILKYLALNLGQQISISQIFLELKTKIKTSKDSVYQSIKNLENTFIIKNLNHDEKKLQKIYFRDFAMKNALCIQKDFNALFENLIFSELFKFKKDFFYNKFFNFYNKETQTAYISSPTLDIDLIKIKAKKILPKALELHIFHIFFITLSNEDSFFDQGIKFEILPFDKWALGF, encoded by the coding sequence ATGAAAATACTCCAATTTTTTTATGAAAATCATCCCAAATTTGAAGCAAGCAATGAAAGAAAAACACAGATTACAAAAACAAATATTATCATCAAAGGCCCAAAACACTGTGGTAAGAAAAAATTAATTTTTAATTTTTTATCTTCTTTTAAAAACAATGAAGTTTTATTTTTAAACACAAATGATATACGCTTTGAAAAAAATAGTTTGTTGAATTTAGAAGCTTTTTTACAAACACACCCACAGATTAAAATTCTTTGCATTTGTGATTTAGATTTCGTGCCTAAATTTGACAAAATAAACATTCCTATTATATTAAGCACAAATAAGAAAAATTTGTATATTGAAGGATTTGAAGAACTAGAACTTGATTATTTTGATTTTGAAGAATTTATAAGTATCAATAAAAACCTTCCTATAAATCATTTGGTTGGACTTTTTTTGCAAATAGGACGATCAAAATTTGGTGAAAATAATGAGCTGTTAAAGCAAGATTTTTCCTTACTTGATCTTGAAATTCTTAAATACCTTGCATTAAATCTTGGGCAACAAATTAGCATCTCTCAAATTTTTTTAGAGCTTAAAACAAAAATCAAAACTTCAAAAGATAGCGTTTATCAAAGCATTAAAAATTTAGAAAATACTTTTATTATCAAAAATCTAAATCATGATGAAAAAAAACTACAAAAAATTTATTTTAGAGATTTTGCAATGAAAAATGCCCTATGTATACAAAAAGATTTTAACGCCTTGTTTGAAAATTTAATTTTTAGCGAATTATTTAAATTTAAAAAAGATTTTTTTTATAATAAATTTTTTAATTTTTATAATAAAGAAACACAAACTGCTTATATTTCAAGTCCTACTTTAGACATTGATCTCATTAAAATTAAAGCCAAGAAAATTTTACCAAAGGCTCTAGAACTTCATATCTTTCACATTTTTTTTATCACTCTTTCCAATGAAGATAGCTTTTTTGATCAAGGGATAAAATTTGAAATTCTGCCCTTTGACAAATGGGCTTTAGGCTTTTAA
- a CDS encoding glucosaminidase domain-containing protein: MRQIIIFLSLFPLMLFSIEKNGFGENYYQLNIKEKQQVFFEKMNQMFDISFGKLQKELEFVESFLKEGAKSGFRDLNPVQFSRLIEIKNKYRIEKIFDLEDYQKRIGVIPKSMGIAQALVESGTGTSRFAREANNLFGEWTWSEKGLTPNARLEGKTHKIRIFDTLQESVDSYVLNLNRHAAYTDFRKAREEFAKQGKMIDGISAIQTLDKYSETGKHYIEVITKIIKKHNLEKYDYN; encoded by the coding sequence TTGAGGCAAATTATAATTTTTCTTAGTTTGTTTCCTTTGATGCTTTTTAGCATAGAAAAAAATGGTTTTGGGGAAAATTACTATCAATTAAATATCAAGGAAAAGCAACAAGTCTTTTTTGAAAAAATGAATCAAATGTTCGATATTTCTTTTGGGAAACTTCAAAAAGAATTAGAATTTGTAGAGTCCTTTTTAAAAGAGGGTGCAAAAAGTGGTTTTAGGGATTTAAATCCAGTGCAGTTTTCAAGACTTATTGAGATTAAAAATAAGTATCGTATAGAGAAAATTTTTGATTTAGAAGATTATCAAAAGCGCATCGGCGTAATTCCAAAATCTATGGGCATAGCGCAAGCTTTAGTAGAAAGTGGTACAGGTACTAGTCGCTTTGCAAGAGAGGCTAATAATCTTTTTGGAGAATGGACTTGGAGTGAAAAAGGTTTGACTCCAAATGCTAGATTAGAAGGAAAGACTCACAAAATTCGCATTTTTGATACTTTACAAGAAAGCGTGGATTCTTATGTTTTAAATTTGAATCGTCACGCTGCTTATACTGATTTTAGAAAGGCTAGAGAAGAATTTGCAAAGCAAGGTAAAATGATTGATGGAATTAGTGCCATACAAACTTTAGATAAGTATTCAGAAACGGGCAAACATTACATAGAAGTTATTACTAAAATCATCAAAAAACATAATTTAGAAAAATACGATTATAATTAA
- the dapF gene encoding diaminopimelate epimerase, translating to MKFYKYCASGNDFIITNADEKKDRSALAKELCNRYKGIGADGFIAILPHEKYDFEWEFYNNDGSRASMCGNGSRAVAHFAHHINKIQNKMAFLTGAGIIKAEVNNNIVEVSLGEVKNVENAFDEFGKTWQICDTGVPHLVHFCENLDDFDLRLCKKMREKYNANVNFAQIIDENTLKVRTFERGVEDETQACGTGMGACFYLAFLNKLVKNEVKIFPKSGEEVGFKFENEELFFKGKVRYCFEANYNFS from the coding sequence GTGAAATTTTATAAATATTGTGCAAGTGGTAATGATTTTATCATAACAAATGCTGATGAAAAAAAAGACAGAAGCGCTTTAGCTAAAGAGCTTTGCAACCGCTATAAAGGCATAGGAGCAGATGGTTTTATCGCAATCTTACCGCATGAAAAATACGATTTTGAATGGGAATTTTATAATAATGACGGCTCAAGAGCCTCAATGTGCGGCAATGGCTCAAGGGCTGTGGCGCATTTTGCACACCATATCAATAAAATACAAAATAAAATGGCTTTTTTAACCGGTGCTGGCATCATAAAAGCGGAAGTAAATAACAATATTGTCGAAGTTTCTTTGGGTGAGGTAAAGAATGTGGAAAATGCTTTTGATGAATTTGGAAAAACTTGGCAAATTTGCGATACTGGGGTTCCACATTTAGTACATTTTTGCGAAAATTTAGATGATTTCGATCTTAGACTTTGTAAAAAAATGAGAGAAAAGTATAATGCAAATGTGAATTTTGCACAAATTATTGATGAAAACACTTTAAAAGTTCGCACTTTTGAAAGAGGAGTAGAGGACGAAACACAAGCATGTGGCACCGGAATGGGAGCTTGTTTTTATCTTGCTTTTTTAAATAAATTAGTTAAAAATGAAGTAAAAATTTTTCCAAAAAGTGGCGAGGAAGTGGGTTTTAAATTTGAAAATGAAGAATTATTTTTTAAAGGAAAGGTGAGATACTGTTTTGAGGCAAATTATAATTTTTCTTAG
- the coaE gene encoding dephospho-CoA kinase (Dephospho-CoA kinase (CoaE) performs the final step in coenzyme A biosynthesis.): MKNAYFVTASIACGKSTFIQIANSLGFKSLSADAIAHQILDENALELAQIFSQFSTLNLLKKDGKIDRKILGEIIFSNKEAKKTLENFTHPKIRAKILEQMQILDRENKPFFVEIPLFFESGAYDNLGKVILIYAPKELSLKRIMQRDNLSLEAAKLRLNSQMDIEEKFKKADIVIKNTLSYADFRQECVRVIENISKGKA; the protein is encoded by the coding sequence ATGAAAAATGCCTATTTTGTAACAGCTTCCATTGCTTGTGGCAAAAGTACTTTTATACAAATAGCCAATTCTTTAGGCTTTAAAAGCCTTAGTGCGGATGCGATTGCACATCAAATTTTGGATGAAAACGCTTTAGAGCTCGCACAAATTTTTTCTCAATTTAGCACACTGAATTTATTAAAAAAAGATGGGAAAATAGACAGAAAAATTCTTGGAGAAATTATTTTTTCAAATAAAGAAGCTAAAAAAACTTTAGAAAATTTCACTCATCCAAAAATAAGGGCAAAAATTCTAGAACAAATGCAAATTTTGGATAGAGAAAACAAGCCTTTTTTTGTTGAAATTCCGCTTTTTTTTGAAAGTGGTGCTTATGATAATCTTGGTAAAGTGATTTTGATTTATGCTCCAAAAGAACTTAGTTTAAAAAGGATAATGCAAAGGGATAATTTAAGCTTAGAAGCTGCAAAATTAAGACTTAATTCTCAAATGGATATTGAAGAAAAATTTAAAAAAGCGGATATAGTCATTAAAAATACCCTTTCTTATGCTGATTTTAGGCAAGAATGTGTTAGAGTAATAGAAAATATTTCCAAAGGAAAAGCGTGA
- the purM gene encoding phosphoribosylformylglycinamidine cyclo-ligase: MKISYEDAGVSIDNGNAFVEAIKPLVKETFNDSVVGGIGSFAGAFRMPSGFKNPVILGATDGVGTKLRLAIDAKKYDTIGQDLVAMCVNDLICNFATPLFFLDYYATAKLEVEVAKAVVAGIANGCKMANCALIGGETAEMPGMYAKDDFDLAGFAVGVAEEDEIDRSKFVKNGDILLALPSSGLHSNGYSLARKVLFESLKLKFDDKIEGKNLIDVLLEPTRIYVRDFLALKPYISALAHITGGGLVENLPRVLPRGMGAIIRKHHLKTPEIFYHIGEAVEESEMYRSFNMGVGLVLVVDPSSVSKVLENSDAFIIGEITINEGVVLE; the protein is encoded by the coding sequence ATGAAAATTTCATATGAAGATGCTGGAGTAAGTATAGACAATGGCAATGCCTTTGTAGAGGCAATAAAACCTTTAGTAAAAGAAACTTTTAATGATAGTGTTGTAGGAGGTATTGGCTCTTTTGCAGGTGCTTTTAGAATGCCAAGTGGCTTTAAAAATCCTGTAATTTTAGGTGCAACTGATGGCGTTGGCACTAAACTTCGCTTAGCTATTGATGCAAAAAAATACGACACCATAGGGCAAGATTTGGTTGCAATGTGTGTTAATGATTTAATTTGTAATTTTGCTACGCCTTTGTTTTTTTTGGATTATTATGCTACGGCTAAACTTGAAGTAGAAGTAGCAAAAGCTGTTGTGGCAGGTATTGCTAATGGATGTAAAATGGCAAATTGTGCTTTAATTGGCGGAGAGACTGCTGAAATGCCTGGAATGTATGCAAAAGATGATTTTGATTTAGCCGGTTTTGCAGTGGGAGTAGCAGAAGAAGATGAAATCGATAGAAGTAAATTTGTAAAAAATGGCGATATTTTGCTAGCACTTCCTAGCTCTGGACTCCATTCAAATGGCTATTCTTTAGCTAGAAAAGTGCTTTTTGAAAGCTTAAAACTTAAATTTGATGATAAGATAGAAGGTAAAAATTTAATCGATGTTTTACTAGAGCCTACAAGGATTTATGTGCGTGATTTTCTTGCTTTAAAGCCTTATATATCAGCCTTAGCACACATTACTGGCGGAGGTTTGGTGGAAAATTTACCACGCGTTTTACCTCGCGGAATGGGTGCAATCATACGCAAACATCATCTAAAAACTCCGGAAATTTTTTACCATATAGGCGAAGCAGTAGAAGAAAGCGAAATGTATAGAAGTTTTAATATGGGAGTTGGTTTGGTTTTAGTCGTTGATCCTTCTAGTGTAAGCAAAGTTTTAGAAAATTCAGACGCGTTTATCATCGGTGAAATCACGATTAATGAAGGCGTTGTTTTAGAGTGA
- a CDS encoding class I SAM-dependent methyltransferase — protein MRANYYDFLCTKMYEILHAKAPKDELDFYLSYAKKEEKILELMCGSGRFLLPFVEQGFDISGVDNSASMLEKLKEKTPNAKITKCDILDFKSDESFDYIFISSGSLCLITDINECKRLLRNLKSFLKKDGKLVFALDTIMTRYKDDNDYKISVKVKTEQNFDLILKNKNHYDEFSKTQFSPSIYELYDKDKLLQSEKMDFKIHLYDLKEIKNILKELEFERFFIYSSFDKKIAKDDKSEMFLCECIK, from the coding sequence GTGAGAGCAAATTATTATGATTTTTTATGTACGAAAATGTATGAAATTTTGCATGCAAAAGCCCCTAAGGATGAATTAGATTTTTATCTTTCTTATGCAAAAAAGGAAGAAAAAATTTTAGAGTTAATGTGTGGAAGTGGGCGGTTTTTATTGCCCTTTGTAGAGCAAGGTTTTGATATTAGCGGAGTGGATAATTCTGCTAGTATGTTAGAAAAACTCAAAGAAAAAACCCCTAATGCAAAAATCACAAAATGTGATATTTTAGATTTTAAAAGCGATGAGAGTTTTGATTATATTTTTATTAGTTCAGGTTCTTTATGCTTGATTACTGATATAAATGAGTGCAAAAGGCTTTTAAGAAATTTAAAATCTTTTTTGAAAAAAGATGGAAAATTAGTCTTTGCACTTGATACTATTATGACTAGATACAAAGATGATAATGATTATAAAATAAGTGTTAAAGTCAAAACAGAACAAAATTTTGATCTCATTTTAAAGAATAAAAATCATTATGATGAATTTTCTAAAACACAATTTTCGCCTTCTATTTATGAATTATATGATAAAGATAAGCTTTTGCAAAGTGAAAAGATGGACTTTAAAATTCATCTTTATGATTTAAAAGAAATTAAAAATATTTTAAAAGAACTTGAATTTGAGCGTTTTTTTATTTATTCTTCTTTTGATAAAAAAATTGCTAAAGATGATAAAAGCGAAATGTTTTTGTGTGAATGTATTAAGTAA
- a CDS encoding glycosyltransferase family 9 protein: protein MVASLDMLYAIKTIFKAKLVVFGAKNTQKLLQNFDFIDNFELISSSAKENYPQIIKQINAHHCDYLIAFHSKSFLIKFLLQSNAKRIIIRLKWLSFLNFRCITINDSFIKKFFKDKTIRAKMLYYARKINPKLYDKKINTLTFNNQIPIPLKNKNIIKEFLMSHNLKEKDFLIINPFAITTPYNLSINCYIKLICKASLKYKIVIPTFEAVHQNFIDNLNSFKNADKNQIYIFKNDDDILNLLALLYFSKCLISPSTGTIHLASNIKIPSIGLYPYKDDLYWKTFNQNYVFISKKQSDLSKSESEEIIEEVLKRLDELMSD from the coding sequence ATGGTTGCAAGCTTAGATATGCTTTATGCGATCAAAACTATTTTTAAAGCAAAACTTGTTGTATTTGGTGCAAAAAATACTCAAAAATTATTACAAAATTTTGACTTTATAGATAATTTTGAACTCATTTCTTCATCTGCAAAAGAAAATTATCCCCAAATTATAAAACAAATCAATGCTCATCATTGCGATTATTTGATAGCTTTTCATTCTAAAAGTTTTTTGATCAAATTTTTACTTCAAAGCAATGCCAAACGCATTATAATTCGTCTTAAATGGTTGAGTTTTTTAAACTTTAGGTGTATTACAATTAATGATAGTTTTATTAAGAAATTTTTTAAAGATAAAACCATAAGAGCAAAAATGCTTTATTATGCAAGAAAAATAAATCCAAAACTTTATGATAAAAAAATCAATACTTTAACATTTAATAATCAAATTCCAATTCCATTAAAAAATAAAAATATAATTAAAGAATTTCTAATGAGCCATAATTTAAAAGAAAAAGATTTTCTCATTATCAATCCCTTTGCTATCACTACGCCTTATAATTTAAGCATAAATTGCTATATAAAATTAATTTGTAAAGCTAGTTTAAAATACAAAATAGTTATCCCAACCTTTGAAGCAGTGCATCAAAATTTCATTGATAATCTAAATTCTTTTAAAAATGCAGATAAAAATCAAATTTATATTTTTAAAAATGATGATGATATTCTAAATTTACTTGCTTTGCTTTATTTTTCAAAATGCTTGATAAGTCCTAGCACAGGAACTATTCACCTAGCTTCTAATATTAAAATTCCAAGCATAGGTTTATATCCTTATAAAGATGATTTATACTGGAAAACTTTTAATCAAAATTATGTTTTCATCTCTAAAAAGCAAAGTGATTTAAGTAAAAGCGAAAGCGAGGAAATCATAGAAGAAGTTTTAAAAAGATTGGATGAGTTGATGAGTGATTAA
- a CDS encoding methyl-accepting chemotaxis protein, which translates to MKQRSVKSKLILLIVIVFVVIIGVLSTFNYKSTSNEVMNLYGSIQRGVLDASYTTVNISMNIEAQQHLEAIAKEILAMDHQNIIAQRQILLTTQNLIKYPTMFIAYENGDIIIQDEGQRKELSNNWDRTATDFRQRDWYKQTKQSLKSIVTPVYESNSGANAGKSVATITYPLIKNGQFIGVLGFDIFIEGFQERFVNFKRRQLPSLDVYITDTTGRIISHADPKVVAHKELYPQEIQLQKLLQTSQKGSFEYIDMTGYERIGYYKQFPFGWTIVASVAKKDYVGGIRDNFLYATSISITLLLIGLIILFFFIKKLISPLEKIKDVLLHFFNYLNHETKENPKLLNISSNDEFGVIAKAINNNIEKTESNLKQDEELVKNALEVIEITKSGDPTKRITPTGSNPQLNQLRNSVNELLDLICSAVCKDLPALNKVFDSYTNLDFTTSIDNAQGRVEIVTNILGDEIRKMLKASLEFAHLLSSESEKLQQAVGDLNKSSNVQAASLEETAAALEEITSSMQNVSQKTSDVITQSEEIKNVTSIIGDIADQINLLALNAAIEAARAGEHGRGFAVVADEVRKLAERTQKSLSEIEANANLLVQSINDMAESIKEQTIGITQINDAVAHIENVTQENVKIANDSSIISNSVSTIANNILEDAKKKKF; encoded by the coding sequence ATGAAACAAAGAAGTGTAAAAAGTAAGTTGATTTTACTTATTGTAATCGTTTTTGTTGTAATTATAGGTGTATTAAGTACCTTTAATTATAAATCCACTTCAAATGAAGTTATGAATCTATATGGAAGTATACAAAGAGGGGTTTTGGATGCCTCATATACAACTGTAAATATTTCTATGAATATTGAAGCTCAACAGCATTTAGAAGCCATTGCAAAAGAAATTTTAGCTATGGATCATCAAAATATTATTGCTCAAAGACAAATTCTTCTTACAACTCAAAATCTTATTAAATATCCAACAATGTTTATTGCTTATGAAAATGGAGATATTATTATACAAGATGAAGGACAACGCAAAGAGCTTTCTAATAACTGGGATCGTACTGCTACTGATTTTAGACAAAGAGATTGGTATAAACAAACCAAACAAAGCTTAAAAAGTATAGTTACTCCTGTTTATGAATCAAATTCTGGAGCGAATGCTGGAAAAAGTGTTGCCACTATCACTTATCCTTTGATAAAAAATGGACAATTTATTGGAGTTTTGGGTTTTGATATTTTTATTGAAGGTTTTCAGGAAAGATTTGTAAATTTCAAAAGAAGACAACTTCCTAGCTTGGATGTATATATCACCGATACTACGGGTAGAATTATTTCTCATGCAGATCCTAAGGTTGTTGCGCATAAAGAATTGTATCCACAAGAAATTCAACTTCAAAAACTTCTTCAAACTTCACAAAAAGGTAGTTTTGAATATATTGATATGACAGGATATGAAAGAATAGGTTATTACAAACAATTTCCTTTTGGCTGGACTATAGTAGCTTCTGTAGCAAAGAAAGATTATGTTGGTGGCATCAGAGATAATTTCTTATATGCTACAAGTATATCGATAACTTTACTTTTGATTGGTTTGATTATATTATTTTTCTTTATTAAAAAACTCATTAGTCCCTTAGAAAAAATTAAAGATGTTTTATTGCACTTCTTTAATTATTTGAATCATGAAACCAAAGAGAATCCAAAATTGCTTAATATATCGAGTAATGATGAATTTGGTGTGATAGCTAAGGCTATTAATAATAATATAGAAAAAACAGAAAGTAATTTAAAACAAGATGAAGAATTGGTAAAAAATGCTCTTGAGGTTATTGAAATTACTAAGTCAGGTGATCCAACAAAAAGAATTACTCCAACAGGTTCAAACCCTCAATTAAATCAACTTAGAAATTCAGTTAATGAGTTGCTAGATCTTATTTGTTCTGCTGTATGCAAGGATTTACCAGCTCTTAATAAGGTATTTGATTCTTATACAAATTTAGATTTTACCACAAGCATTGATAATGCTCAAGGTAGAGTTGAGATTGTAACTAATATACTTGGCGATGAAATCCGCAAAATGCTAAAAGCTTCTTTAGAATTTGCTCATTTACTTTCTAGCGAGTCCGAAAAACTTCAACAAGCGGTTGGGGATTTAAATAAAAGTTCAAATGTTCAAGCCGCATCTTTAGAAGAAACAGCTGCTGCTTTAGAAGAAATTACTTCTTCAATGCAAAATGTGTCACAAAAAACAAGTGATGTTATTACTCAAAGTGAAGAAATTAAAAATGTTACAAGTATTATTGGAGATATAGCTGATCAAATTAATCTTTTAGCATTAAATGCTGCTATAGAAGCCGCAAGAGCTGGAGAACACGGAAGAGGTTTTGCAGTTGTGGCCGATGAGGTTAGAAAACTAGCAGAGAGAACTCAAAAATCTTTAAGTGAAATAGAAGCAAATGCAAATTTACTTGTTCAATCAATTAATGATATGGCAGAAAGTATTAAAGAACAAACCATAGGCATTACTCAAATTAATGATGCAGTTGCCCACATAGAAAATGTTACTCAAGAAAATGTAAAGATTGCTAATGATTCTTCTATTATTTCTAATAGTGTTAGTACGATTGCAAATAATATTTTAGAGGATGCAAAGAAAAAGAAATTTTAA
- a CDS encoding methyl-accepting chemotaxis protein: MFFKSLNIGSKLVLSVVAVVFIGIIAFVMIVTSQVASNMEREAKSVISVASKRYVNYISAAFNETVVLTQGVGNTLNKLLEEEDSLDLRTVETIMKNTFDSTAEYSTYTFLYLTDPSVLSGTESMDKKYKSPSGSFGIMFADEATGAYSGIVSVQFNDNFKNYKVVKEIEEKAKHNDHSTVYFGAPVKMNFNGKEFLGINVGFPVFTKHGKYVGIFGYTIDLTKISEVFLDKKLDLYEGDLRVLLTDEAIVAIHKDSSYILKNMGELNNTPSIKPVLEAIKGQKDEIFDNYTTIAGVPGYASVASFATYGNSSKWSVLVTAPKESVLAPLYKLQQLILLAAVVFLIIVGVVVYYFVKVIVGNRLPIVLHSLQTFFRFLNHEKVEVKPIKIRANDELGSMGQMINENIQRTQSGFEKDNQAVKESVDTVRIVERGDLTARITAEPSNPQLMELKKVLNEMLSVFEHKIGSDTNEIHRVFESYKALDFSTEVKNAKGNVEVTTNILGSEIRKMLQASLNFANLLSVESEKLQKAVETLNQSSSSQAASLEETAAALEEITSSMQNVSQKTSDVITQSEEIKNVTSIIGDIADQINLLALNAAIEAARAGEHGRGFAVVADEVRKLAERTQKSLSEIEASANLLVQSINDMAESIKEQTIGITQINDAVAHIENVTQENVKIANDSSIISNSVSTIANNILEDAKTKKI, from the coding sequence ATGTTTTTTAAATCTTTAAACATTGGTTCAAAGTTAGTTTTATCTGTTGTTGCAGTTGTTTTCATAGGGATTATAGCCTTTGTTATGATTGTAACTTCTCAAGTTGCTTCAAATATGGAAAGAGAAGCTAAAAGCGTAATTTCAGTAGCATCCAAACGATATGTTAATTATATAAGTGCGGCTTTTAATGAAACAGTTGTTTTAACTCAAGGAGTTGGAAACACTCTAAATAAACTTTTAGAGGAAGAAGATTCTTTGGATTTAAGAACTGTTGAAACTATAATGAAAAATACTTTTGACAGTACCGCAGAGTATTCTACTTATACTTTTTTATATCTTACTGATCCTTCTGTTTTATCAGGCACAGAATCCATGGATAAGAAATATAAAAGTCCAAGTGGAAGTTTTGGTATAATGTTTGCCGATGAAGCTACAGGTGCATATAGTGGTATAGTATCGGTACAATTTAATGACAATTTTAAAAATTACAAAGTTGTAAAAGAAATCGAGGAAAAAGCCAAGCACAATGACCATTCAACTGTATATTTTGGTGCTCCTGTGAAAATGAATTTTAACGGTAAAGAATTTTTGGGTATCAATGTTGGCTTTCCGGTTTTTACTAAACACGGTAAGTATGTAGGTATCTTTGGTTATACTATAGATCTTACAAAAATTTCCGAAGTTTTTCTTGATAAGAAATTAGATCTTTATGAAGGGGATTTAAGAGTTTTATTAACCGATGAAGCAATAGTTGCTATTCATAAAGACTCTTCATATATCCTAAAGAATATGGGAGAGTTAAATAATACACCAAGTATAAAACCTGTATTAGAAGCTATCAAAGGGCAAAAAGATGAAATTTTTGATAATTACACTACTATAGCAGGCGTACCTGGCTATGCCAGCGTTGCTTCATTTGCTACTTATGGAAATTCAAGCAAATGGAGTGTTTTAGTTACCGCACCTAAAGAATCAGTATTAGCTCCGCTATATAAATTACAGCAACTTATTTTACTTGCAGCTGTTGTATTTTTGATTATTGTTGGCGTAGTTGTTTATTATTTTGTTAAGGTTATTGTAGGCAATAGACTTCCTATTGTATTACATTCTCTGCAAACTTTCTTCCGTTTTTTAAATCACGAAAAGGTAGAAGTTAAACCTATAAAAATTAGAGCTAATGATGAATTGGGTTCAATGGGACAAATGATTAATGAAAACATTCAACGAACTCAGTCTGGTTTTGAGAAAGATAATCAAGCTGTAAAAGAGTCAGTAGATACTGTTCGTATTGTAGAGAGAGGGGATTTAACTGCGAGAATTACAGCAGAACCTAGCAACCCGCAACTTATGGAACTTAAAAAAGTACTCAATGAAATGCTTAGTGTTTTTGAACATAAAATTGGATCTGATACAAATGAAATTCATAGAGTTTTTGAGTCTTATAAAGCACTTGACTTTAGCACAGAGGTAAAAAATGCTAAAGGGAATGTAGAGGTCACAACAAATATTTTAGGTAGCGAAATCCGCAAAATGCTTCAAGCATCTCTAAATTTTGCAAATCTTTTATCTGTTGAGTCTGAAAAACTTCAAAAAGCCGTAGAAACATTAAATCAAAGCTCTAGTTCTCAAGCCGCATCTTTAGAAGAAACAGCTGCTGCTTTAGAAGAAATTACTTCTTCAATGCAAAATGTGTCACAAAAAACAAGTGATGTTATTACTCAAAGTGAAGAAATTAAAAATGTTACAAGTATTATTGGAGATATAGCTGATCAAATTAATCTTTTAGCATTAAATGCTGCTATAGAAGCCGCAAGAGCTGGAGAACACGGAAGAGGTTTTGCAGTTGTGGCCGATGAGGTTAGAAAACTAGCAGAGAGAACTCAAAAATCTTTAAGTGAAATAGAAGCAAGTGCAAATTTACTTGTTCAATCAATTAATGATATGGCAGAAAGTATTAAAGAACAAACCATAGGCATTACTCAAATTAATGATGCAGTTGCCCACATAGAAAATGTTACTCAAGAAAATGTAAAGATTGCTAATGATTCTTCTATTATTTCTAATAGTGTTAGTACGATTGCAAATAATATTTTAGAGGATGCAAAAACTAAAAAAATCTGA